One Rissa tridactyla isolate bRisTri1 chromosome 1, bRisTri1.patW.cur.20221130, whole genome shotgun sequence DNA segment encodes these proteins:
- the BPIFC gene encoding BPI fold-containing family C protein, protein MAKTCCSLLLLSLLSGQLNANPGLKVRITQKGLEYAKEVGLEILKQNMEKERFPDLSGYEKYGLGNVKYNISRIHVTAVEFPSASISLIPGTGIKLVIGNASLTIDMSWNIRTWMFKDTGRSTVYISKVFVTAIFSTPPDNIGHTSISLTSCRTTSGDIDIKLNGKSGFLHNFFIKYLKKPIHRTLVTNSCPNIRSGIHLLDEDLRSLNVLMPIDDLAEVDYSLNSLPAVFRQFIDLDLKGIVYPAGNYTGSPYVAAPFTIPDQSDSMLYLAFSEYFFQTSSFAYYTAGAFNITIAEETCSYFNISTEIFGSIIPEVAKYSVTPYPVMLKLTATEIPTISLEQDSFTVEIQGSMEVFAVLPDSTTQSLFTMNIAANTSLALNIFDQKLVGSLCLNRLQFSLAHSNVGYFEISLLENILSYILQAEVIPSANAKLSKGFPLPNLANVTLTRPHITLVQGYMLISTDVHYKH, encoded by the exons ATGGCGAAGACTTGCTGTTCTCTCCTCCTCTTAAGTTTGCTCAGTGGGCAACTCAATGCCAACCCTGGTCTCAAAGTGAGGATCACCCAGAAGGGCTTGGAATACG CCAAGGAGGTTGGGCTGGAAATCCTGAAGCAGAATATGGAGAAGGAGCGTTTCCCTGATTTGAGTGGCTATGAGAAATACGGGCTCGGTAATGTCAAGTACAACATCTCAAG AATACACGTCACTGCTGTTGAATTCCCCAGTGCTTCCATCTCCCTCATACCTGGGACTGGGATAAAACTGGTGATTGGAAATGCTTCTCTAACCATCGATATGAGCTGGAACATAAGGACCTGGATGTT CAAAGACACCGGAAGAAGCACAGTGTACATTTCAAAGGTGTTTGTTACTGCAATCTTTTCAACACCCCCGGATAATATAGGTCATACATCAATATCACTTACCAGCTGCCGGACAACTTCTGGTGATATAGACATCAAGTTGAATGGAAAAAGTGG TTTCCTGCATAACTTCTTTATCAAGTATCTGAAGAAACCCATTCACAGGACCTTGGTGACTAAT TCATGTCCCAACATCAGATCTGGGATCCACTTGCTAGATGAAGACCTCCGATCACTGAATG TTCTAATGCCGATTGATGATTTGGCCGAAGTAGACTATTCTTTAAACAGCTTGCCAGCAGTATTTCGACAGTTCATTGACCTGGACTTAAAG GGGATAGTTTATCCAGCTGGAAACTATACTGGCTCTCCTTATGTGGCAGCTCCCTTCACTATCCCAGACCAAAGCGATTCCATGCTCTACCTTGCCTTCTCTGAGTATTTCTTTCAGACCTCCTCATTTGCTTACTACACTGCAGGGGCCTTCAACATCACCATTGCAGAGGAG acttgCAGCTATTTTAATATAAGCACAGAGATATTTGGCAGTATCATCCCTGAG GTAGCCAAATACTCAGTTACACCCTACCCAGTGATGTTGAAGCTAACGGCTACTGAAATACCTACCATCAGCTTAGAGCAGGATTCCTTCACGGTAGAGATTCAGGGCTCCATGGAGGTGTTTGCTGTTCTGCCAGACTCAACCACCCAGTCATTGTTCACAATGAACATA gcAGCCAACACCAGCCTTGCTCTGAATATATTTGACCAGAAATTGGTGGGCTCACTATGTTTGAACAG GCTCCAGTTCTCCCTAGCCCACTCCAATGTTGGCTATTTTGAG ATCTCACTTCTGGAGAATATCCTGTCTTACATTTTACAGGCTGAAGTCATTCCATCAGCTAACG CTAAACTGTCAAAAGGATTCCCTCTTCCCAATCTGGCCAATGTTACCTTGACGAGACCTCACATTACGCTTGTACAG GGATACATGTTGATTTCTACTGATGTCCACTACAAACACTGA